The genomic segment GGCGGCTGCGCACCGAACAATGGATTCTGCTGGCGGTGCGTACGGCGGTGATGGCGCTGGTCGGATTGGCTGTAGCGCGGCCTTATCTAAAGCCGAAATCCGCACTGCTCTCCGTGGGCGAACGACGCGTCGACCGCGTGATGGTATTGGATGACAGCTTATCGATGCGGGCGTGCACGTCCACCGCGCCGAGTGCCCTGGAGAATGCCCGATCGGCCATCAGCAGATTGCTGGAGCGCAGCGCCGGCAGCGGCGGGTTTGCGCTGGTGACGGCATCGCGACCTGCGCGGGCGTGGTTTGATCAACCGGTGCAGGATCGGCTCGCGTTTCGACAAGCGGTGGAGTCGATCAGCGGCACCTGGGCCGCTTCCGACTTGCACGGCGCGTTGGAACAGGCGGACGCGATTCTGTCGCGCAGCACCGCGCCGCCGGAAGCACGGGAAGTTTATGTTTTCTCCGATTTCTGCGAGCGCGATCTGCAAGCGCCGCCCGGGGCCGGTGAGTCTCCGTTGGCGCCCGTCGTCAATGCCTCGCGCATCGTGTTGATACGATCGACTTCGGATTCTCGTCCCAATCGAGCGGTGACGGACCTGCGCGTCGTTGGTCAGCCGGCGTTGCTGAACGGCGCTGCCGAAATTCGTGCGGAGGTCACGAACTTTTCCACCCATGAGATGGCTGCGGCGACGCTGTCGCTGCACGTTGCGGGGCGTGAAGTCGGTCGTAAGGGGATCGGATCGCTGGCGGGCGGCGGAAAGGCGACGGTTGAGTTTCATATCGCACTGACACCGGGCGCCGTCCATGTGATCGAAGCGATGTTGAACCGATCGGATGACGACTGGCTGCCGGACGATGATCGGCGGTGCTTGGCGATCGATGTTCCGGCGCGGTGCCGAGTCCTGCTGGTCGAAACGCGCACGGCGCATGGAAGAAGCGATCACTCGCTTTTCTATTACCAGTTGGCGCTGGGCGGGATCGATTCAGCACCGACCAGCGGTTCGCCTTTTGACGTGACGCAGGTGGAGGCGGTGCAATTTCGGGATGTCGTGCTGAAGGATTATGACGTTGTGGCGGTGGTTGACTGGGCAGCCTTGCAACCCGGCGACCTTGAACGATTGCGTCGGTTCGTGACCTTGGGGGGCGGGCTGATTGCCTTCTGCGGTGGCGAAGAAGGAGTGCCGGCCGCGGCGCTGAATGGAATCCTTCCGGTCCGACTGCTGGACGTTTACCAGGCACCGACGGCTGCGCCACCGCCGACCCTGATGCTGGCTGATCCGAGACACCCCGTGCTCGGCGACTTCGCCGGGCAGCAGCGGAACATCCTCGGCCGTGCGCACGTCACGGCGTGGCGACGGATACAGCCTGAAGCGAACGAGCCGCGTCTGGATCGTGTCATTGATACAAGCAGCGGCGATCCCGTTCTCCTGACGGCCGAAGTCGGTGCCGGCCGGATCGCGCTGTGGCTGACCTCGGCGGACATGTCGTGGACGAATTTCCCAGCCAAGCCGGATTATCTCCCGTTGATGATGAATTTGACGGGATTCGTCGCGGGGGATCGGAATTCAGGGCGCAACGTGCTCGTCGGCGAGGCGTTGAGCGGGCGTGTTTCGTTGGCCGAGTCGGGTCGAATCGAATTCACGCTTCCGGACAAGACGCGTCAGCGCGCCGAGCCGGATCGGGACGAATGGGGCGGTCGCTGGAATCTGCGCGACACGGCCGAACCGGGCGTCTATGAATGGACGCGAGGTGCCATGCGGGATGCGTACTGCGTCAACGTGGACACGGCCGAAAGCGATCTGCGACGAGCG from the Planctomycetia bacterium genome contains:
- a CDS encoding BatA domain-containing protein; amino-acid sequence: MSFVHGGMAMAAAGLAMVPLLIHLLNRRRYRDEPWAAMQFILSAVQRTRRRLRTEQWILLAVRTAVMALVGLAVARPYLKPKSALLSVGERRVDRVMVLDDSLSMRACTSTAPSALENARSAISRLLERSAGSGGFALVTASRPARAWFDQPVQDRLAFRQAVESISGTWAASDLHGALEQADAILSRSTAPPEAREVYVFSDFCERDLQAPPGAGESPLAPVVNASRIVLIRSTSDSRPNRAVTDLRVVGQPALLNGAAEIRAEVTNFSTHEMAAATLSLHVAGREVGRKGIGSLAGGGKATVEFHIALTPGAVHVIEAMLNRSDDDWLPDDDRRCLAIDVPARCRVLLVETRTAHGRSDHSLFYYQLALGGIDSAPTSGSPFDVTQVEAVQFRDVVLKDYDVVAVVDWAALQPGDLERLRRFVTLGGGLIAFCGGEEGVPAAALNGILPVRLLDVYQAPTAAPPPTLMLADPRHPVLGDFAGQQRNILGRAHVTAWRRIQPEANEPRLDRVIDTSSGDPVLLTAEVGAGRIALWLTSADMSWTNFPAKPDYLPLMMNLTGFVAGDRNSGRNVLVGEALSGRVSLAESGRIEFTLPDKTRQRAEPDRDEWGGRWNLRDTAEPGVYEWTRGAMRDAYCVNVDTAESDLRRADSRRVAQAFGDRAICVDSSEPAALAGETGVREWGWMLAVILLLAATIESLLGRLFGGAR